From Canis lupus familiaris isolate Mischka breed German Shepherd chromosome 16, alternate assembly UU_Cfam_GSD_1.0, whole genome shotgun sequence, one genomic window encodes:
- the NKX6-3 gene encoding homeobox protein Nkx-6.3 yields the protein MESNLQGTFLLNNTPLAQFSEVKAPVCQYSVQNSFYKLSPPGLGPPLAAGTPHGITDILSRPAAAPNGSLLSGYPHVAGFGGLGSQGVYYGPQVGNFPKAASEYPPRTRNCWADTGQDWRAGRQCSDTPDPLSDSIHKKKHTRPTFTGHQIFALEKTFEQTKYLAGPERARLAYSLGMTESQVKVWFQNRRTKWRKKSALEPSSSTPRAAGGGGGGERAASETEDDEYNKPLDPDSDDEKIRLLLRKHRAAFSVLSLGAHSV from the exons ATGGAGTCCAACCTGCAGGGGACGTTCCTGCTGAACAACACGCCGCTGGCTCAGTTCTCGGAGGTGAAGGCCCCCGTGTGCCAGTACTCCGTGCAGAACTCCTTCTACAAGCTCAGCCCCCCGGGGCTGGGCCCCCCGCTGGCCGCCGGGACCCCCCACGGGATCACGGACATCCTGAGCAGGCCTGCGGCCGCCCCGAACGGCAGCCTCCTCTCCGGCTACCCCCACGTGGCGGGCTTCGGCGGACTGGGCTCCCAGGGCGTCTACTACGGACCCCAGGTGGGGAACTTCCCCAAGGCCGCCAGCGAGTACCCGCCCCGGACCCGGAACTGCTGGGCGGACACGGGCCAGGACTGGCGAGCCGGGCGGCAGTGCAGCGACA CCCCGGATCCCCTGAGTGACAGCATCCACAAGAAAAAGCACACCCGGCCCACCTTCACGGGACACCAGATCTTTGCCCTGGAGAAGACCTTTGAGCAGACCAAGTACTTGGCCGGCCCTGAGAGGGCACGGCTGGCCTACTCGCTGGGGATGACGGAGTCGCAGGTCAAG gtgTGGTTCCAGAACCGAAGGACCAAGTGGCGCAAGAAGAGCGCCCTGGAGCCGTCGTCCTCCACGCctcgggcggcgggcggcggcggcggcggggagcgcgCGGCCTCGGAGACCGAGGACGACGAGTACAACAAGCCGCTCGACCCCGACTCGGACGACGAGAAGATCCGCCTGCTGCTCCGCAAGCACCGCGCCGCCTTCTCGGTGCTCAGCCTGGGCGCGCACAGCGTCTGa